The proteins below come from a single Methanolobus chelungpuianus genomic window:
- a CDS encoding helix-turn-helix transcriptional regulator, producing MKKPLIEVIFASEKRKDVLLLLQDGSREMEYLLNSLDTTRTALLPQMKILEEHQLVSHDRDTYELTPIGKLIVNRMSPLLRTVDALGADIDYWGSHILDFIPSHLLERIGEIGKCNTIIPTVPETHYILRKFHESSKDSGILYSINTFFHPNFVELFADLLQNDVEIHFILSQDLLTDMTDNYNKIFNSLIDTNKFHFYLHPKDLGFMSLGVSKHYLMLTSLRTDGFFDNSRILCNSRTAVEWGIELFNHYLKDSTRINEV from the coding sequence ATGAAAAAGCCATTAATCGAAGTGATATTTGCATCAGAGAAGCGAAAGGACGTTCTCCTTCTTTTGCAGGATGGATCAAGGGAGATGGAATATCTTCTCAATTCTCTGGACACAACAAGGACCGCATTACTTCCTCAGATGAAGATACTGGAAGAACATCAGCTTGTATCCCACGATAGAGACACTTACGAACTGACGCCTATAGGGAAACTCATAGTTAACCGGATGAGCCCCTTGTTAAGGACAGTCGATGCATTAGGAGCAGACATTGATTACTGGGGAAGCCATATTCTTGACTTCATCCCGTCTCATCTATTGGAACGAATAGGTGAGATCGGGAAGTGCAATACTATAATTCCTACTGTTCCGGAAACACATTACATACTTAGAAAGTTCCACGAAAGTTCAAAGGATTCTGGTATTCTTTATAGCATAAACACGTTTTTTCACCCGAACTTTGTCGAACTATTTGCTGACCTGCTTCAGAATGATGTTGAAATACACTTTATCCTTTCCCAGGACTTATTGACCGATATGACAGACAACTATAACAAAATATTTAACAGTCTGATCGATACAAATAAATTCCACTTCTATTTACATCCTAAAGATCTAGGTTTCATGTCTTTAGGAGTAAGTAAACATTACTTAATGCTGACTTCATTACGGACAGATGGTTTTTTTGATAACAGCCGTATCCTGTGCAATAGCCGGACTGCTGTTGAATGGGGAATAGAGCTTTTTAACCACTATCTGAAGGACTCCACACGAATAAATGAAGTTTAG
- a CDS encoding helix-turn-helix transcriptional regulator codes for MQQLKKPLLDVVFASDKRKNVLLLLQDGAKEMGNLLSALNTTRTALLPQIRILEEHYLVSHILDRYELTPIGKLLVDSLSSLLAATEVLDEDIDYWGDHKLDFLPPHLLKRIGQLRKCRIVTPSFADVFNLNEEILSTSPISGSHHGFVTFYHPLFPQFFAKMVSNNVNIYMIIPQDVLDRFKAEESMLLKETMKSELFHLFVYPEKPDFIALVYNDYYTFVRLLKNNGEFGNRYIICNSEESHEWAKELYDHYLGKSVQISEI; via the coding sequence GTGCAGCAATTGAAGAAGCCATTACTTGACGTTGTATTTGCATCTGACAAGCGAAAGAATGTTCTCCTTCTTTTGCAGGACGGAGCGAAAGAGATGGGGAATCTTCTCAGTGCTTTGAACACAACGAGAACTGCATTACTTCCTCAGATACGAATACTCGAAGAGCATTATCTCGTTTCACATATCCTGGATCGCTATGAACTGACACCTATTGGCAAGCTGCTCGTCGATAGTTTGTCCTCTTTGCTGGCTGCTACTGAGGTTCTTGATGAGGATATCGATTACTGGGGGGACCATAAGCTGGATTTCCTTCCACCTCATCTCCTGAAAAGAATAGGCCAGCTTCGGAAATGCAGGATCGTGACTCCCTCTTTTGCTGACGTGTTTAATCTCAATGAAGAGATCCTGAGCACATCGCCTATATCAGGATCACATCATGGGTTTGTGACTTTCTATCATCCTTTGTTTCCTCAGTTCTTTGCAAAGATGGTCTCAAACAATGTAAATATATACATGATAATACCGCAGGACGTACTTGACAGATTCAAAGCAGAAGAGTCGATGCTACTTAAAGAGACTATGAAAAGTGAATTATTCCACTTGTTTGTGTATCCCGAAAAACCGGATTTCATCGCTCTTGTGTATAATGACTATTATACTTTTGTACGCCTGCTGAAAAATAACGGCGAGTTCGGCAACAGGTATATCATCTGTAACTCAGAGGAAAGTCACGAATGGGCAAAAGAGCTTTATGACCACTACTTAGGAAAGTCTGTTCAGATATCGGAGATATGA
- a CDS encoding DUF3267 domain-containing protein: MALKEPQRLMTAVAVSIQLMVLNVLLTVGIFSLFRPVSPSDFGFGQDGFSRTVSLEAVVGLSLLLIVHEMLHLVMIPGFASSDRTCAGITYAGGFVYTEEEIPKARYLLVTALPFVIISVLLPLVLGNAGLLTAGSMALILFNSMASSVDVLSMFLILTQASAGSRLTGNGTRTYWKQM; encoded by the coding sequence GTGGCTTTGAAAGAGCCGCAGAGGCTGATGACTGCAGTGGCGGTTTCGATCCAGTTGATGGTTCTCAATGTCCTGTTGACTGTGGGGATATTCAGCCTGTTCCGGCCTGTCTCACCGTCAGACTTTGGTTTCGGCCAGGACGGGTTCAGCAGAACGGTCAGCCTTGAGGCTGTTGTGGGCTTGTCCTTGCTTTTGATAGTTCACGAGATGCTGCACCTGGTGATGATCCCCGGCTTCGCTTCATCGGACAGGACATGCGCGGGCATCACCTATGCGGGAGGATTCGTTTACACCGAGGAAGAGATCCCGAAAGCTAGATATCTGCTGGTCACAGCACTGCCCTTTGTCATCATCTCGGTACTGCTGCCACTTGTGCTGGGAAACGCAGGCCTGCTGACAGCAGGTTCAATGGCCCTGATCCTGTTCAACTCAATGGCGTCCTCGGTGGATGTGCTGTCAATGTTCCTCATATTAACGCAGGCATCGGCAGGGTCACGTCTGACAGGTAACGGCACGAGGACTTACTGGAAACAGATGTAA
- a CDS encoding DUF5996 family protein, whose product MKDRNKEIWPELLFKEGKETYQTIHLWTQVVGKIKLAKMPWINHSWHVALMVTPVGLTTGDLPSDGKHFQIDFDFLNHQLEIKTSRNEVRRFDLPSLSVGAFYRDILDSLKEMNIEVKINPVPSEMESPVPLDKDERDSYVPEVATALHCALLQSNQVFTEFRAGFIGKCSPVHFFWGSFDLAVSRFSGRKAPLHPGGIPNFPDWVAIDAYSHEVSSCGFWPGNDAVPFAAFYSYIYPEPQGFKSAGIKPESAYYHNDLGEFILPYKEVQQSNDPSQTLLDFLNTTYEAAADSAHWDRENLERR is encoded by the coding sequence ATGAAAGACAGGAACAAAGAAATTTGGCCTGAGTTATTGTTCAAAGAAGGAAAAGAAACTTACCAGACCATCCACTTGTGGACACAGGTTGTAGGAAAAATAAAACTGGCAAAGATGCCCTGGATCAATCATTCGTGGCATGTTGCCCTAATGGTTACGCCTGTTGGTCTCACTACTGGCGATCTTCCTTCGGATGGAAAACATTTTCAAATAGACTTTGATTTTCTTAATCACCAGTTGGAAATAAAAACCAGCCGGAATGAAGTAAGAAGATTTGATTTGCCGTCTCTTTCAGTAGGCGCTTTTTACAGGGATATTCTGGATTCATTAAAGGAGATGAATATAGAAGTAAAGATCAATCCTGTGCCAAGTGAAATGGAAAGTCCCGTTCCTTTAGATAAGGATGAGCGGGACTCTTATGTACCTGAAGTGGCCACTGCTCTGCATTGCGCCCTGCTTCAGTCCAATCAGGTCTTTACAGAATTCAGGGCGGGCTTTATAGGAAAATGCAGTCCTGTCCATTTCTTTTGGGGAAGCTTTGATCTGGCTGTTTCCAGGTTTTCCGGACGCAAAGCTCCGCTACATCCCGGAGGCATACCTAATTTTCCGGATTGGGTAGCCATAGATGCTTATTCCCATGAAGTGAGCAGCTGTGGGTTTTGGCCGGGAAATGATGCAGTACCTTTTGCAGCTTTTTACAGCTATATTTATCCTGAACCCCAAGGCTTTAAATCTGCCGGCATAAAACCTGAGAGCGCTTACTATCATAACGATCTAGGTGAATTCATTCTTCCATATAAGGAGGTGCAACAATCCAATGACCCATCTCAGACATTACTGGACTTCCTTAATACGACTTACGAAGCTGCAGCAGATTCAGCTCACTGGGACAGGGAAAATTTAGAAAGACGTTAA
- a CDS encoding helix-turn-helix transcriptional regulator codes for MKKDLLETIFASEKRKNVLLMLLEGPAEMETFLRSIKTTRQALLPQIRVLEESNLVRQKKDIYELTTIGKLIAEEMKPLIGTLGVFDSSMDYWGEREMGFIPPHLLLRLREIGPCTVVSNIPPAESYSPSKQAVESGKRSKSQISVTTFLFPNFPSILADFKQQGVKMCLVVSPELLEKMRQTRDDKYRGLLNSDTVDIFVYRGRMDFMAFGYNDFSFMMRMFTKTGEPDQKYVISSSPSALEWGKELFNHYLKDAVPVTEI; via the coding sequence ATGAAGAAAGATTTGCTAGAGACCATATTTGCTTCTGAAAAACGGAAAAATGTGCTTTTAATGCTACTTGAAGGTCCTGCCGAAATGGAGACTTTTCTGAGGTCCATTAAGACTACAAGACAAGCCCTACTTCCACAGATCCGCGTTCTTGAAGAAAGCAACCTTGTAAGGCAAAAAAAAGACATTTATGAGCTGACCACCATCGGAAAGCTGATTGCAGAAGAAATGAAGCCTCTGATAGGTACGCTTGGCGTATTCGACAGCAGCATGGATTACTGGGGAGAGAGGGAAATGGGTTTCATTCCTCCTCACTTGCTCCTAAGGCTTCGTGAGATAGGTCCATGCACGGTCGTTTCAAACATCCCTCCCGCAGAGAGTTATTCTCCCAGCAAACAGGCAGTAGAGAGTGGAAAGAGGTCAAAGAGCCAGATTTCAGTCACTACATTCCTCTTTCCAAATTTCCCATCCATACTTGCCGACTTCAAGCAGCAAGGAGTGAAGATGTGTCTGGTGGTTTCCCCGGAGCTTCTTGAAAAAATGAGACAGACCAGGGATGACAAATACAGGGGCCTCTTAAATAGTGACACAGTTGATATCTTTGTATATCGGGGCAGGATGGACTTTATGGCATTCGGATACAACGACTTCAGCTTCATGATGAGAATGTTCACAAAAACAGGCGAGCCGGACCAGAAATACGTAATATCCTCCAGTCCTTCTGCACTTGAATGGGGAAAAGAGCTTTTTAATCACTACCTGAAGGATGCTGTACCGGTGACTGAAATATAA
- a CDS encoding helix-turn-helix transcriptional regulator: MKKLLLDVIFASEKRNRVILLLQKGPLEMKVLLRELDTTRQALLPQIRILEDHHLVAGSNDSYELTAIGRLIADKMGPLLGTLAVLDNDVDYWGKHWIDFIPAHLLERISDIRGCSIVQPSLMNLYEMNMDFIESAKRSGSLFFISSFMQPNFSQILRQFVENNIDVSIIVNRELLDKMKRESHVSFNKFISTGRVRFYLYPGEFKFLSLSLSDDCAVLRLFTIGGGFSNKQLVCCTPEARGWNKDLFDHYLKDSIPITD, encoded by the coding sequence ATGAAAAAGTTGCTGCTTGATGTGATATTCGCATCAGAGAAAAGGAATAGGGTGATCCTGCTCCTGCAAAAAGGCCCTCTGGAAATGAAAGTCCTTCTGAGGGAACTGGATACGACAAGGCAGGCATTACTTCCACAGATCAGGATCCTGGAAGATCATCATCTTGTCGCTGGCTCTAATGACTCCTACGAACTGACAGCTATCGGTAGGCTGATAGCTGATAAAATGGGGCCTCTTCTGGGAACTCTCGCAGTTCTGGATAATGATGTCGATTACTGGGGAAAGCATTGGATCGACTTTATTCCGGCTCATCTTCTGGAAAGGATCAGTGATATCAGGGGTTGCAGTATAGTCCAGCCCAGCCTGATGAACCTGTATGAGATGAACATGGATTTCATTGAAAGTGCTAAAAGATCCGGCTCACTGTTCTTCATATCTTCTTTTATGCAACCCAATTTCTCCCAGATACTGCGACAGTTCGTCGAGAACAACATTGATGTTTCGATCATCGTGAACCGGGAGCTGCTGGACAAGATGAAGAGGGAATCACATGTGAGCTTTAATAAGTTCATATCCACCGGCAGAGTTAGGTTCTACCTTTACCCAGGGGAATTCAAATTCCTCTCCTTATCACTTAGCGATGATTGTGCAGTCCTGAGGCTATTCACCATAGGTGGCGGGTTCAGTAATAAACAACTTGTCTGCTGCACTCCCGAAGCTCGCGGGTGGAATAAGGACCTTTTCGATCACTACCTCAAGGATTCAATCCCAATAACCGATTGA
- a CDS encoding universal stress protein, whose product MESKMYRKIMVATDGSENANNAALSGIEITRLSGAKLYAVNVMPTIPHLSYFGVPIEPSRNVSPAEHDLHDQLEEDGRKALGAVKEMGDRAGVQIETVLLEGHPGSEIIGFAEKNDIDLIVMGTLGRTGLERVILGSVALDVARHARTRVMIVK is encoded by the coding sequence ATGGAAAGCAAAATGTACAGGAAAATAATGGTTGCAACTGACGGTTCTGAAAATGCTAACAACGCAGCTCTTTCGGGGATCGAGATCACAAGGCTGAGCGGGGCTAAACTTTATGCAGTGAATGTGATGCCAACGATACCACACCTTTCTTACTTCGGAGTACCTATAGAGCCATCCAGAAATGTGTCTCCGGCTGAGCATGATTTGCATGATCAACTTGAAGAGGATGGCAGGAAGGCACTTGGAGCCGTAAAAGAAATGGGGGACAGGGCAGGTGTACAGATAGAAACTGTACTGCTTGAAGGTCATCCTGGTTCTGAGATCATAGGTTTTGCCGAGAAGAACGATATTGACCTGATCGTAATGGGCACTTTGGGCAGGACAGGTCTGGAGAGAGTGATTCTTGGTAGTGTGGCCCTGGACGTTGCCAGACATGCAAGGACAAGAGTTATGATAGTCAAATGA
- a CDS encoding helix-turn-helix transcriptional regulator, with the protein MKKPLLDVIYASEKRKGSLLLLKDGPKEMEFLLRSLSTTRQALLPQLKVLEGHHLISHSRDTYCLTTIGKLIVVKMSSLLNTVNTFDTDIDYWGTHNLSFIPSPLLEKINELKKCALITPSITEFFDAVENIHPITITSPGIFDTFNKATMESKFYGTFTTFLNPTVQSVISQMLDNGVNVNFIITKSLFDIIQTKEYEFFAEFLRSHLFHFYIYPEGIDVLSFAYNNHYFILRLLKQTGEYESKYIFCSDPRSIEWAKELFNYYLERSKPVTEGWF; encoded by the coding sequence ATGAAGAAACCACTGCTTGATGTGATATATGCGTCAGAGAAGAGGAAAGGGTCTCTCCTATTGCTAAAAGATGGCCCGAAGGAAATGGAATTTCTCCTCAGATCCCTTAGCACCACGAGACAGGCGCTACTCCCGCAACTAAAGGTACTTGAAGGGCACCATCTTATTTCCCATTCCAGAGATACATATTGCTTAACCACTATCGGGAAGCTAATAGTCGTTAAAATGTCTTCCTTATTAAATACAGTAAACACTTTTGATACTGATATTGATTATTGGGGAACGCATAATCTTAGCTTTATTCCATCTCCTCTCTTAGAAAAAATCAATGAGCTTAAAAAATGTGCATTGATAACTCCTTCAATCACTGAATTCTTTGATGCTGTCGAAAACATTCATCCTATTACTATTACTTCGCCTGGGATATTTGATACCTTTAATAAAGCTACCATGGAATCAAAGTTTTACGGGACATTTACAACCTTTCTGAATCCTACTGTCCAAAGTGTGATTTCCCAAATGCTTGATAACGGAGTGAATGTAAATTTCATTATTACCAAAAGTCTGTTTGATATAATTCAGACTAAAGAATATGAATTCTTTGCAGAATTCCTTAGAAGCCATTTGTTCCATTTTTATATATATCCTGAAGGTATAGACGTGCTCTCTTTTGCATACAATAATCATTACTTCATCCTACGCCTGCTAAAACAAACTGGTGAGTACGAGAGTAAGTATATTTTTTGCTCTGACCCGCGTTCAATTGAATGGGCGAAAGAACTTTTTAATTATTATCTGGAGAGATCAAAACCAGTAACTGAAGGCTGGTTTTAA
- a CDS encoding pyridoxamine 5'-phosphate oxidase family protein, with protein sequence MEGKCQEVLDNTEWVAIATCGDNGPHLVATWGGYIRAFKTEESGIILIPAGYYNVTEENLKKNNRVELLFASRKVEGTNSTGQGCCISGTGEIQTSGKYADLATSKFSWARGALVITIERINTQL encoded by the coding sequence ATTGAAGGAAAATGCCAGGAAGTTCTAGATAATACGGAATGGGTCGCTATTGCAACCTGTGGGGATAATGGTCCGCACCTGGTTGCAACATGGGGTGGCTATATCAGAGCATTTAAAACAGAAGAAAGCGGAATAATCCTTATTCCTGCCGGATATTATAATGTTACCGAGGAGAACCTCAAGAAGAACAACCGCGTGGAATTGCTCTTTGCTTCAAGAAAAGTTGAAGGTACCAACAGCACCGGACAGGGATGTTGCATCTCTGGAACAGGTGAAATCCAAACTTCAGGTAAATATGCAGATCTGGCAACATCAAAGTTCTCATGGGCAAGAGGAGCACTGGTTATAACCATAGAAAGAATTAACACGCAACTGTAA
- a CDS encoding helix-turn-helix transcriptional regulator: MKKSLLDIIFASDKRKNVLLLLQDGVKEMDDILVSLKTNRQSLLPQMRMLEEHYLVSHTLDRYELTTIGKLVVDEMAHLLGIIQPFENDIDYWGSRNLDFIPSHLFGKIYKLRNCEIINPDLTELFSIHKSLNPGYSLSRSVYTVTTILYPNFEPIIKELLESGLTLHYIFSREVFDKIKAEYQAVFADLIKNESFNMYVYNKNMDLLYFTFDDTHSLTCMLKNNGEFDHRFMLCRGHDPVDWNRELYEYYLKDSVPVREI, encoded by the coding sequence ATGAAAAAGTCACTACTTGATATAATATTTGCGTCTGACAAGAGAAAGAATGTCCTCCTTCTTTTGCAGGATGGAGTGAAGGAGATGGATGACATTCTCGTCTCGCTTAAAACGAATAGGCAGTCGCTGCTTCCTCAGATGAGGATGCTCGAAGAGCATTATCTCGTTTCACACACCCTGGATCGCTATGAACTGACAACCATTGGAAAACTGGTCGTTGATGAGATGGCCCATCTGCTGGGTATAATCCAGCCTTTTGAGAACGATATTGACTACTGGGGAAGCCGCAACCTTGATTTTATCCCCTCCCATCTCTTCGGGAAAATATACAAGCTGCGAAATTGCGAAATAATAAATCCTGACCTTACAGAACTATTCTCTATCCATAAGTCCCTTAACCCCGGTTATAGCTTATCCAGGTCGGTTTATACGGTTACTACTATACTATATCCTAATTTTGAGCCCATAATCAAAGAACTGCTGGAATCTGGCCTTACATTACACTACATATTTTCTCGTGAGGTCTTTGACAAGATCAAAGCAGAATATCAGGCGGTATTTGCGGATTTAATTAAGAATGAATCCTTTAACATGTATGTCTACAATAAAAATATGGATTTACTGTACTTCACATTTGACGATACTCACTCCCTTACATGCATGTTAAAGAACAACGGAGAGTTTGACCACAGGTTCATGCTATGCAGAGGTCATGACCCGGTTGACTGGAATCGAGAGCTTTATGAGTACTATCTGAAGGATTCCGTTCCTGTAAGAGAGATCTGA
- a CDS encoding helix-turn-helix transcriptional regulator, with protein MEKINMLLLLQDSPKEKREMLKELEMSPQKLSPQLIELTKSKIVKHQDDNYELTAMGHLLVAEISSMIETMKFFHGDYWWNHNFNFIPSHLLKRLLKIRGWTKYDPAISEIYEYNKAFYEKTLLSDSVSLLSVVQPPFFFKWASEILDRGGNLSVIFELNLFNKIKEDNPEALQKLINSKHFRLYTYSELRGLFYFVQCDTCILLRPLTNDDSYDHTHLINSSMEAVQWGREIFEYYVRDSALITEI; from the coding sequence ATGGAAAAAATAAATATGCTTTTATTATTGCAGGATAGTCCTAAGGAAAAACGAGAAATGCTTAAAGAACTGGAAATGTCACCACAGAAACTATCCCCGCAGCTTATAGAGTTAACTAAAAGTAAAATTGTTAAACATCAGGATGACAATTATGAGTTGACGGCTATGGGCCATCTATTGGTTGCTGAGATTAGTTCAATGATAGAGACAATGAAGTTTTTCCATGGGGACTATTGGTGGAATCACAACTTTAATTTTATCCCCTCACATCTCTTAAAGAGACTGCTTAAGATCAGGGGTTGGACTAAGTATGATCCTGCTATTTCTGAAATATATGAATACAATAAAGCTTTTTATGAAAAAACCTTACTATCAGATTCTGTCAGTTTATTGAGCGTTGTTCAGCCACCTTTTTTCTTTAAATGGGCCTCTGAGATTCTGGACCGTGGAGGAAATTTATCGGTTATCTTTGAGTTGAATCTTTTCAATAAAATCAAAGAGGATAATCCTGAAGCACTGCAGAAGCTTATTAATAGCAAGCATTTTAGACTTTACACGTATTCAGAGTTGAGAGGCCTGTTTTATTTTGTGCAATGTGATACATGTATTTTATTGAGGCCGTTAACGAACGATGACTCATACGACCATACACACTTGATAAACAGCAGTATGGAAGCAGTACAATGGGGAAGGGAGATCTTTGAATACTATGTTAGGGACTCAGCACTTATAACTGAGATCTAA
- a CDS encoding helix-turn-helix transcriptional regulator, whose product MKKTMVDVIFMSEKRKNTLLLLQDGPKEMEYLLNSLDTTRTALLPQIKVLEDHYLVSHKKDIYQLTTVGRLIVNDMSPLINTIEVLDMDIDYWESHDLEFIPHSFLERIDELRSCKVLSPTIAELFEINKDFVKSASKSSHIYLLTTIMHPEFPSLLSEFIKDNRKVTMIVTRELYARFTQELYDSFKGFIAHGGVRFFIYQGDLRVTTLSITDSCFILRLLSKNKDFSYKQLLCNDPRSYQWSRDLFDHYLGGSIPITEV is encoded by the coding sequence ATGAAAAAAACGATGGTTGATGTTATCTTTATGTCCGAGAAAAGAAAGAATACCTTGCTATTATTGCAAGATGGCCCAAAGGAGATGGAATATCTTCTCAATTCTCTGGACACAACAAGAACAGCATTACTTCCTCAGATAAAGGTCCTGGAGGATCATTATCTTGTTTCTCACAAAAAGGACATATATCAGCTGACAACTGTCGGAAGGCTTATCGTTAACGATATGTCCCCTCTTATAAACACTATTGAAGTCCTGGATATGGATATTGATTACTGGGAGTCGCATGACCTGGAGTTCATCCCTCATTCTTTCCTAGAAAGAATCGATGAACTCAGAAGTTGTAAAGTTCTTAGTCCCACTATAGCAGAACTGTTCGAGATCAATAAGGACTTTGTGAAAAGCGCTTCCAAATCAAGTCACATTTACTTATTGACCACGATAATGCATCCGGAGTTTCCTTCCCTTCTCTCAGAGTTCATCAAGGACAATAGGAAAGTTACGATGATAGTAACCAGGGAATTATATGCCAGGTTCACACAGGAACTTTATGACTCGTTTAAAGGATTTATTGCTCACGGCGGAGTCAGGTTTTTCATATATCAGGGAGATTTGAGAGTAACAACACTGTCAATAACGGATTCTTGTTTTATCCTGAGGCTGCTTTCAAAGAACAAGGATTTCAGTTACAAGCAATTATTATGCAATGACCCTCGGTCCTATCAGTGGAGCAGGGACCTTTTTGATCATTACCTGGGAGGTTCCATACCGATCACTGAGGTATGA
- a CDS encoding helix-turn-helix transcriptional regulator: protein MRKTLVDVLFMSEKRKNVLLLLQEGPKETQSILDKLKTTRTALLPQMRVLEESFLVVHYDDIYALTKIGELIVNEMRSLLDTVDVLDVDIEYWGTHKLDFVPPRLLARINELGICRVVSPSITEIFEVNNEFHETSKRSRSLFRITTFLYPNYPMLLSELISNNVEINLIITDELLNKIRTDNDPGLRELSKTGLIKISIYPGEMGFLSFAYNDYQLLLNPIKTDGDFDKKHILSENPGALEWGKELYGHYLKDAVPVSDIWQVSNPGLSAE, encoded by the coding sequence ATGAGAAAAACGTTGGTTGATGTATTGTTCATGTCTGAAAAACGAAAGAATGTGCTATTATTGCTGCAGGAAGGTCCGAAGGAAACCCAGTCAATCCTTGATAAGCTAAAGACAACAAGGACTGCGTTGCTTCCCCAGATGAGAGTGCTTGAAGAATCTTTTCTTGTTGTTCATTATGATGATATCTACGCCCTCACAAAGATCGGGGAACTGATCGTTAATGAAATGAGGTCCCTGCTGGATACTGTTGATGTCCTGGATGTGGATATAGAATACTGGGGAACGCATAAGCTGGATTTTGTCCCTCCTCGCCTTCTGGCAAGGATAAATGAACTCGGAATATGCAGGGTGGTAAGTCCCTCCATCACAGAGATCTTTGAGGTCAATAATGAATTCCATGAGACTTCAAAAAGATCACGTTCCCTCTTCAGGATCACGACCTTCCTGTACCCTAACTATCCCATGCTCTTGTCGGAGCTGATATCAAATAATGTGGAAATTAATTTAATTATCACTGATGAACTGCTCAATAAAATAAGAACCGATAACGATCCAGGACTCAGGGAACTGAGCAAGACAGGCCTGATCAAAATTTCAATTTACCCCGGTGAAATGGGTTTCCTGTCCTTTGCATATAATGACTATCAGCTATTGCTGAATCCGATAAAGACCGATGGGGATTTTGACAAAAAGCACATCCTTTCTGAGAATCCGGGTGCACTGGAGTGGGGAAAGGAACTTTACGGGCACTACCTGAAAGATGCAGTCCCTGTCAGCGATATATGGCAGGTCAGCAATCCTGGGTTAAGCGCTGAATGA